The Lycium barbarum isolate Lr01 chromosome 10, ASM1917538v2, whole genome shotgun sequence genome includes a region encoding these proteins:
- the LOC132615245 gene encoding F-box protein At3g07870-like isoform X1: protein MALECFTWITGLLGSLFLTIRVDDGETFECLPDCLIIDILSRLPAHSFLRCRWVCRRWRALVSSHDYFTTLHDDLSRASRPMVLIQDHFARNGRDLYVFGENKKKKKAAFKKFHLRSELMINKYWEHPLLVYSCQGVLLFASSSWQSTYYVFNPITQEEVTIQHRLHPGFLCALYFCPYTRQFRILYVQVRGSFCQYFVYIFRTQTWRKIRSSSSFNFLPSGVNSAVVNGALHWVMHHDLERKNTPPCENGIMVFRMDKEEFSAMPHPGSTVCNSKQAHRTMTLFLKDDCLSFCNLLFPEYAVDIWILEDYETRVWIKRYKVNLSDRRIFPFSSRFMEIPSLVDNKSGRIKLLNIQEGELLFLVRNEGLFLYNLDHRTMKRIELPRQEMKSYCTCRPYMKSFLAIA from the coding sequence ATGGCACTTGAATGCTTCACATGGATTACAGGACTGTTGGGTTCACTGTTTCTTACAATAAGAGTTGATGATGGTGAAACTTTTGAATGTTTGCCTGATTGTCTTATCATTGATATTCTGAGTAGGCTGCCGGCACATTCTTTTCTTAGATGTCGATGGGTTTGCAGGCGTTGGAGAGCTTTGGTCTCATCACATGACTATTTTACCACCTTACATGATGATCTTTCTAGAGCTAGTAGACCCATGGTTCTCATACAGGATCATTTTGCCAGGAACGGGCGGGATCTTTATGTTTTTGGtgaaaacaagaagaagaagaaggccgCCTTCAAGAAATTTCATCTCAGATCTGAGCTTATGATTAATAAGTACTGGGAACACCCCCTTCTTGTATACTCTTGTCAAGGAGTTCTTCTGTTTGCTTCCTCAAGCTGGCAGTCTACTTATTATGTTTTCAATCCGATAACGCAAGAGGAAGTAACTATACAACATAGACTTCACCCCGGCTTCTTATGTGCTCTGTACTTTTGTCCTTACACAAGACAATTCAGAATTCTATACGTGCAAGTGCGAGGCAGTTTTTGTCAGTATTTCGTATATATTTTCCGGACACAAACGTGGAGGAAAATCCGTTCGTCCTCCTCTTTCAACTTTTTGCCATCCGGTGTCAATTCGGCAGTTGTTAATGGAGCATTGCATTGGGTCATGCACCACGATTTAGAAAGAAAAAATACTCCTCCTTGTGAAAACGGAATCATGGTTTTTAGAATGGATAAGGAAGAATTCTCCGCTATGCCTCACCCTGGAAGTACCGTGTGCAACTCAAAGCAAGCGCATCGAACTATGACTCTTTTTCTGAAGGATGATTGTTTGTCTTTTTGTAACTTGCTTTTCCCTGAGTATGCTGTCGATATATGGATTTTGGAAGACTATGAGACGCGAGTGTGGATCAAAAGGTACAAGGTTAATCTCTCTGATAGGAGAATTTTCCCTTTTAGTTCGCGTTTCATGGAAATTCCATCGCTTGTTGACAACAAATCTGGGCGGATAAAGCTTCTGAACATCCAAGAAGGTGAACTTTTGTTTCTCGTGAGGAATGAAGGGTTATTTCTATACAATTTAGATCATAGAACTATGAAGAGAATTGAATTGCCACGGCAGGAAATGAAGTCATATTGTACTTGTAGGCCTTATATGAAGAGTTTCCTGGCAATAGCCTAA
- the LOC132615245 gene encoding uncharacterized protein LOC132615245 isoform X2: MVLIQDHFARNGRDLYVFGENKKKKKAAFKKFHLRSELMINKYWEHPLLVYSCQGVLLFASSSWQSTYYVFNPITQEEVTIQHRLHPGFLCALYFCPYTRQFRILYVQVRGSFCQYFVYIFRTQTWRKIRSSSSFNFLPSGVNSAVVNGALHWVMHHDLERKNTPPCENGIMVFRMDKEEFSAMPHPGSTVCNSKQAHRTMTLFLKDDCLSFCNLLFPEYAVDIWILEDYETRVWIKRYKVNLSDRRIFPFSSRFMEIPSLVDNKSGRIKLLNIQEGELLFLVRNEGLFLYNLDHRTMKRIELPRQEMKSYCTCRPYMKSFLAIA; this comes from the coding sequence ATGGTTCTCATACAGGATCATTTTGCCAGGAACGGGCGGGATCTTTATGTTTTTGGtgaaaacaagaagaagaagaaggccgCCTTCAAGAAATTTCATCTCAGATCTGAGCTTATGATTAATAAGTACTGGGAACACCCCCTTCTTGTATACTCTTGTCAAGGAGTTCTTCTGTTTGCTTCCTCAAGCTGGCAGTCTACTTATTATGTTTTCAATCCGATAACGCAAGAGGAAGTAACTATACAACATAGACTTCACCCCGGCTTCTTATGTGCTCTGTACTTTTGTCCTTACACAAGACAATTCAGAATTCTATACGTGCAAGTGCGAGGCAGTTTTTGTCAGTATTTCGTATATATTTTCCGGACACAAACGTGGAGGAAAATCCGTTCGTCCTCCTCTTTCAACTTTTTGCCATCCGGTGTCAATTCGGCAGTTGTTAATGGAGCATTGCATTGGGTCATGCACCACGATTTAGAAAGAAAAAATACTCCTCCTTGTGAAAACGGAATCATGGTTTTTAGAATGGATAAGGAAGAATTCTCCGCTATGCCTCACCCTGGAAGTACCGTGTGCAACTCAAAGCAAGCGCATCGAACTATGACTCTTTTTCTGAAGGATGATTGTTTGTCTTTTTGTAACTTGCTTTTCCCTGAGTATGCTGTCGATATATGGATTTTGGAAGACTATGAGACGCGAGTGTGGATCAAAAGGTACAAGGTTAATCTCTCTGATAGGAGAATTTTCCCTTTTAGTTCGCGTTTCATGGAAATTCCATCGCTTGTTGACAACAAATCTGGGCGGATAAAGCTTCTGAACATCCAAGAAGGTGAACTTTTGTTTCTCGTGAGGAATGAAGGGTTATTTCTATACAATTTAGATCATAGAACTATGAAGAGAATTGAATTGCCACGGCAGGAAATGAAGTCATATTGTACTTGTAGGCCTTATATGAAGAGTTTCCTGGCAATAGCCTAA